cactaataggtggcactgataggtgtcagtaatgggcattgataggtggtagtatagcactgacaggtggcactgctggTGTTCACTGTGGGCATTGACAGGTGGTACTTATGTCCactgaggcagaattgcctcttccactggggatcGATGTCCCTTACTGAACAGCCAGTGAGCGCCTTTTTTTTCTACTCACGCTGTGaccatgaggagaaaaaaaagattaccaagCTTTGTTttgatcatgtgatcagctgtcattggctgatagctgatcacatggaccgggccccttactcggatccgtgatcacccgagtctcagtgactcggtgatcacagcgcgcCGTGCAGGGGGCACTCGGAGCGCACGTAAAGGGGAGGACATATATTGATGTCCTCCCAGCAATTGGGGTctgtgctgtagctgtcatttgacAATAGTGCAGGCGCTAGCGGTTAAATATATTCGCCACGATCATTGTAAGAGGAATATTTTCATGACAGTTATTTTATTTGTTCTTAGTTTATCACTAATCAGAGCAGTAAGTGCTTTTATTTTACACTTGAACACCTGTAGATTatgccccctttctgaccaggccaCCTTGTTGTATTTATATTTAGCGTGCTGCAGCTTTAAATGACACAATTGCACGCTCCTGCGATGTAATACCCAAATCAAATTCACGCCCTTTTTCCCCAACACTTTTTTTACAAATCTTAAGCTACATGAAAAAATGCGCCTAATCCAATAATTCCATTTGCATGTTTCATTCTATGGGTTCATTCTACATGTGTCTCATCATGTGTTGATGTCATTTTCAGATTACAATTCTAGTTTAATTATGGAACCCgtgtctcttctcttttttttttgcagatctaTTGTGCGCAAACGCAGACAGCCGGGGCGTGGAGGAAAACGGGTGTCTCTCCTGCCCCATGAGGCAGACCTTTTAACGGGGATAGGGGAGGATGAGATCACCCAGCTCCAGGCTCATCAAGGTTGGTCTCAGGATTGCATTGTGTGCAGGACATTTTATGTTTCAAGCATCCGACATTTACCATGTTGTGTTTGATTTTATTTAAAGATCGTATCAAGGCCCAGCGCCGCcagaatttttggggggcgcaaacgaaaaaaaaaaaatgcagcctcactgtgcctatcaaatgcagccactgtgccatcaattatcaccactgtgccatgccatcaaacgcagccactgcggcaATTGttaacactgtgcccattgttgccactgtgcatgtcactgtgccctttaattgtcgccactgtgcccattgtcaccactgtacccatggTTGGCACCGGCCCAATTAGGGCTAGGTGCCACGGACTGAGTGACAGGCAGGACagccaggaaggggttaatcgagcctcactcccccccccccccctttctctcaagGGGGATGGAGGCTTACTATAGGGCAGCAAGAACCAATGGAGTGGGagtaggggaggggggagtactTGGAGGGGACAGAGGCTACAAAGCAGGgatgctcccccctccccacttcctcTTACCGTGCAGCGCCAGCAGAGCAGCTCCAAGCTGATCATGGCTGAGGATTTGATGGCTCTGATCCGGGAGAGGGCGCGGTCCGATGGCAGCTTCCTAGCCCGTGTTGCTGCCGATTTGGGGGTGCCGGGACCGCCCCCCTCGCCGTGCTCCGCTATCGCCGATCAGGTAAGGGGTCGGCTGGCCCCTCGCAGGGCCATCCGTCCGCCCGTTAGGCTTAGTCCTAGTCCCCCCAGGGTTTCACGGCGTCGGGGAGGCTCCACAGCAGCTGTGGCTgtgagggggggaggaaggggcggGGCCGCCGCCCGAGCGCGCGTTGGCGCCGTAGCCCCGCCCCCTTCCTCTGTTGAAGCTCCACGAGGCGCTTCTTCACTCCCCTGCCGACCTGCATTAACCCCCTGGGTCTCTCCCTCCCTATTCTCTGAGGCCATGGGCAATACCAATGCCCCGAGTGGATCCAGCTCCTCAGCTAGTGAGGAGGCTGGCCTAGTTAGAGAGCTAAATGATGTAAGAgatgctgctgctgcctccatgcctTCTGGTGATGTGGATATTGTGCCCCCCCCTGGCCAGGCTGCTCACAGCGATCCCCTTGCATCCACAAGTGTGGATGCAGGGGAGAATTTAATTAACCCTTCCTCTGCCCCCCAAATCATTCCCACTGATGTCTGCCCCCGCACCGCTAGTCACAGGCGCAACCGCTCCCGCAGACGGGAGATGAGGTCCTACTCCAGATCCTCCTCCCGTAGTTCGGGGAGGTACTACAGATACGGCCGTAGCCGtcgccataggtcccccaggcgCCATAGTAGTTCCAGGCGCTCTATGTCCTCCCGCTGGGGGTCgccatcctcctctgccagccgATCCAGGAGCCCCAGCGGCTCGGAGGGCCGTCATAGATCCAGGCAGGGGTCCTCGAGGCGCTCTAGGCAGCCTTCTCGCGTGGGCATAATGTCCGGCGCGCCCACATCCTCCGTTGCTCCCTTGGCTGTGCCCGTTCCAGTGGCTCCCTCTCCAGTAGCTGCGATGCTTCCGCCTGCTCCGGCGTCCGCCTCCGCGATGTCATCTGTGGTCTCTCCAGAGGTGCCTCCTCCTTCGTCTTCTGCCGTGGTTGGTGAGTTTGATTACGCAGGGGCCTGGGGTGCTGGGGGTGGGTCGCAGGTTTTGGTACCGGCCCTGAAGGCACTGTTGGCGCAGCTGGAGTCCGGTTCCCAGGGGGCGGTCTCGCCTCTTCCGAACAAGCGGGCTCCGTCTCCGCCAAGAGCCAGTGTGCATAAGGAGTCCTTTTTCTGCGGGATTAGCCCGTTGGGCTCGCATGTTAGCGATGACATTAAGCTAAAAATATGGGATAACAAGTACGTGGATATCTGGTCCCTGGTGTCGGCGGACCAGCACACTATTGACAAGGAGCGCAAGTTTTTTACGGACAGGTCAGTCGAGCGTAGGCCCCGCGTTGCTAGAACGATAGGTAACTGGCTTCAGGCTTTTGCGGTACTAGGTGGTATAATGGGAGAAAAACACCCTGAACGCTGTTCGGAGCTCTTCATCTATCTGGATTCGGTCTACAACGCGTATAAATCTCATGGCGGCAGCGCTTGGTGGAGATATGATGAGGAGTTCCGACGGCGTTTAGCGTTGCAGCCCGAGGTGGGATGGGGCTGTAAAGCGACGGATGTCTGGCTGCGACTCATGATGGCGCAAAGGCAGACTCCCTTTCTCGGGGGGGCCGCTGCTTCCTCAACAGGTCAACAGAGCGCAGCGGCCGCAAAAAGACCGGGAACTTGCTGGCTCTTCAACGAGGGCCACTGCAAGTTCTTTGGGTTATGCAAGTTTAAGCACGAATGCTCTTCTTGCGGTGGCGCCCATGGGGCAGTCCGCTGCCCCCGCGGCGCAAAACCGGTTCAGAGGGCCGCAGGGCCTGCTGAAGGGAAAGACGCCGGTGAGCGTGGACGAGATGTTGCCCTGGCTAGAGCGTTACCCCAATAGGTCAGCGGCGGAGCAGTTGCGCATAGGTTTCTTGTATGGTTTTTCTTATCCCCTTTGTTCCTTCAGCTTCTCCTCAACTGGCTCACAATTTGCAATCGGCTGCACTCTATCCGGATGCCCTACGGGACAAGGTTAGTAAAGAAGTTAATCTGGGTCGCATTGAGGGTCCCTTCTTCATCCCCCCGTTTTCCAATTTGAGGATTTCCCCTTTGGGGGTTGTCCCCAAAAAGGACAGTGGTAAGTTTCGCCTGATTCACCATCTGTCTTATCCGAAGGGCTCATCGGTCAACGACGGTATCTCTAAGGAGGAGGCGTCGGTTTCCTATGTGTCTTTTGACAGGGCAGTAATGTTGGTCCGACGGGCCGGTCGGGGTGCCCTTATGGCTAAGACGGATATCGAATCCGCCTTCAGGTTGTTGCCTGTGCACCCGGATTGCTACCATCTTCTGGGTTGCTGTGTGGATGGCCTGTTTTACTACGATACCTGTTTGCCGATGGGGTGCTCCATATCGTGCCACTATTTTGAAATGTTCAGTTCCTTTTTAGAGTGGGTGGTCCGGTGTGACACTGGCTGTCGATCTATCATTCATTATTTGGATGATTTTCTGATCGTGGCCTCGGGTGGGTCTTTTCACTGTCAACACTTGTTGGATTCCTTTTGTGCCCTGATGAGCAGGTTTGGTGTTCCGCTTTCCGCTGAAAAGACGGAGGGTCCGACTACCAGGCTGTCCTTCCTGGGCATTGAAATTGATTCCCTTGAGATGGTTTTTCGGTTACCGGCGGGCAAGCTCGAGAAACTATTGGGCTTGATTGACGGTTTCTGCGAAGTTCGGAAGGTCACTCTGCGTCAGTTGCAGTCGCTCTTGGGTCTCTTGGTTTTCGCCTGTCGCATTATGCCGATGGGTCGGGTTTTTTCACGGCGGCTATCGCTGGCTACCAAGGGGGCCAAGAGGCCAGAACATCGGATACGACTAACTTCGTGCCTAAAGGCGGACCTTTTAGTCTGGCGTGAATTCTTGCGCCGCTACAACGGTCGCACGTGTTTTTTGTCGGACGAGGTGGGCAGTCAGGAGTTGTCCCTTTTCACCGATGCAGCTGGATCGGTGGGTTACGGGGCAATTCTCGGGAACGATTGGAGCGCGGAAACTTGGCCACAAGAGTGGCAGGATAAGGGGTTATGTCGCAACCTGACTCTCCTTGAGCTTTTTCCCATTGTGGTGGCGGTCGAACTTTGGGGAGACAAGCTCAGGGACAGGAAGATTTGTTTTTGGACTGATAATAGCAGTGTGGTTCATTGCATTAATGGtttgtcctcctcctcccttccggTCCTTGCCCTACTCCGTCACCTGGTTCTCAGGTGCCTGGAGTTTAATATATGGTTTAGATCTCGTCACGTTCCTGGTGTCGACAATGTGATCGCTGATTTATTGTCTCGTTTCCGTTTCCAGGAGTTTCGCACGCTGTGCCCGGGGGCGGCTCAGGAGGGCCTGCCCTGCCCGCAGTTCCTTGGGACCCTGGCGTTGTAAATCTATTGCCGCTCatctcctcctctgtgtctccgGCCACCTGGGCCAATCATGGTAAGGCGTGGGAGGCCTGGTTGGGAGTGGCGGGTAGTAGGAACATAGCTTCCAGCGGGAGTGTCCGCTTTCAAGTCACGTTTGAATACCTATTGGGCTTAGAGCATTCCGGCTGTTCCGCTGCGGTGGCGCAACGCCGTCTGGGAGGTGTTGGTTTTCACCTGAAGTTGCATGGCTGGCAGGATTGCACAAAACATTTTGGCATTTTGCAGGCTTTAAAGGGTTGGCGTAAGGTGCATACCAAGAAGGACAGCAGGCGTCCGATTTCTTTTACTTTGTTAGACTCCTTGGTCGGGGTCACGGGGGGGGTTTGCTCTTCTCCATACGAGGGGCTTCTTTTTTCCGTGGCTTTTTGCCTGGCGTTTTTCGGCGCATTAAGGGTAAGTGAGCTGGTGCCGGCCTCTGCCAAGGGGTCGGGGGGTCTTTTCAGGGAGGATGTTTTACTGGCCAACGGGGTGGTTCAAGTCCGGATTAGAAAGTCCAAGACAGATCAGTTTAGCGAGGGTTGCTGGCTGCGCCTGGGGGCGGTGGGAGGTACCCTTTGTCCGGTTGCCATGGTGACAGAGTTCCTGAAGGTGAGTCCAGTTGGGGAAAAATTTCTAGTACATGCTTCTGGGGCCCCCCTTACGCGGTACCAGTTTAGTTCGGTGTTTAAGAGCTGTCTAGCGGCTGCGGGGGTTTCGGCCGCTGATTTTGGCACGCATTCATTTAGAATCGGTGCGGCTACGGAAGCAGCGAGGGCCGGGCTCTCGGTGGGTGAAATTCAGAGGATTGGTCGGTGGAAGTCGGGGTGCTATGCGGGTTATGTTCGCCCTGAATTGTTACTTTAATGTTTTCTCCTTCTTAGGTCCTCGCCCTCCAGTTGTGCACATTGTTGGGCACTCTTACATTCATCGTGCCGCGCAGAGGGCCATTTGCCGGCCGGGTGGTAGATCTCTGGGATTTCCGGTGGAGGTGCATTGGCGAGGTATTGGGGGTCTCCCTTGGTCCCGGATCCTTATGGAGGCTTTTCAGATTGCCGGTGCGTCTCGGACGCCGGTGGTGCTGGTGATTCATGCCGGTGGGAACGACATACGTTCCCTACGGGTTCCGGAAATAATTGTGCTCATGCGCATGGATCTGGAGAGAATGGTTTTCCTTTTTTCAGAACTTTTGATCGTTTGGTCTGAGATCGTCCCTCGGGTCACTTGGCAGGAGGACAGGGATGCTGCTGGCATAGAGAGGGCCCGTAGGACCATAAATTCCCGTATGTCCCGTTATGTCAGGGCCAGGTCTGGGGTAGTTGTCCGACATAGACAGTTGGAAGGGGACAACAGACGGCTTATGAGCCAAGACGGTGTTCACCTTAACGACATCGGGCTGGATATATTTTTATCTGGCCTGCAGGATGGCATTGAGCAGGCCCTTTATATTCTGGGTGGGGGTCGGAGCTCAGTTTGAGGGGCTGAGCTCCTCCTGTGGCGGTACAGGAGAGTAATTATGGAAAGGAGGGGTGGAAGGTTTTTATGCCCGTCGGCttaggccggcggctggctgGTGCTTCCCCCCCTAGTAATCAACCATGTGAAGGTTAATAAAGGTTAACAAGTTACGTTatgtttaacaaaataaagctgtggccgaccccCACGTCCATTCAAGGTTAAGAAGTTGTCTGTGTCGTCATTTAAGGTACGAGGGAGTGAGACGAACAAAGGGTTACGGGTTGGGGTGTTCAATTAGTCTGGTTGGCACCGGCCCAATTAGGGCTAGGTGCCACGGACTGAGTGACAGGCAGGACagccaggaaggggttaatcgagcctcactcccccccccccccctttctctcaagGGGGATGGAGGCTTACTATAGGGCAGCAAGAACCAATGGAGTGGGagtaggggaggggggagtactTGGAGGGGACAGAGGCTACAAAGCAGGgatgctcccccctccccacttcctcTTACCGTGCAGCGCCAGCAGAGCAGCTCCCCGCCCTCCCGCCCCTTACTGTCTGGAATTGTCTGCAATTTTACTTAcgtttgttctttaaaaaaaaaaaaaaaaaaataataataaataaataataatgataaaaaaaaaaaaaaaaaaattatgagatAAGCGGACGGACACGTTGGACTGTTTTGCTGTAATTTCATGTTTACGGGGATATGTCGTTGGCCTTGCAGGCCctgtgttatttatttgtttttatgtgcGAGTGGTTATATTGTCTATTTAAGTCACAGCTGGCGGTACAGGAGAGTAATTATGGAAAGGAGGGGTGGAAGGTTTTTATGCCCGTCGGCttaggccggcggctggctgGTGCTTCCCCCCCTAGTAATCAACCATGTGAAGGTTAATAAAGGTTAACAAGTTACGTTatgtttaacaaaataaagctgtggccgaccccCACGTCCATTCAAGGTTAAGAAGTTGTCTGTGTCGTCATTTAAGGTACGAGGGAGTGAGACGAACAAAGGGTTACGGGTTGGGGTGTTCAATTAGTCTTGATgcaactgtgccctttgtcgcctctgtgaccATTGTTGactctggctctgataggcacttccgcacagacAACCAGCTGCCGTTGTTCAGGTAGCCGGCGcccaaggtccggccatctgaatagaccagcggcagctggggcAACAAtaccatacattcatgcaatacatgaatgtatgttatttgcgacagccagagggggtggcgctgcagcgccctctatagacggaccgccatcactgcagttagtataagtaaaaaataaattttttgtaaaataaacattcttaaagggcccgtttttttttgggactacaggaggggggtggcgcccgggcgccccctatggatgggccaccactggtaCTAGTGACTGACTATACAGTGGGTCCTTTTCCATTTGTCCAGCCTTCCATTGTCAATTTCAGTGTCACTGCTTCTCGCTCAAGCAGTGCACTGACAGCCTCAGGTTGAGCCTCTGCGATGCTCTGTCAGGTAACGTAAGCGTTTGCGTAACTTACGCAATTTGACAGAACGTCGCGGTCTGAACTAAGGCgcctgttcagtggtggtcgctggaaccaggacaggtaagtacctcttcttttttttttaacagatttttTATAAATGGTGAATGCCTTGTAGATTAGTGACCAGTGACCACTGGCCTGCCCTGTATTGCCATGCTAATAGagataatataatacattttatacagtattattgtttttttgaagATTGAACATTGTAACGTTCAACATTTctcctttattaaataaataggtGCCATCCAGTCAGAGGGGGAgacgcaggaggaggaggctgaGGCGGCAACGCCCACATGTAAGTTAGTATAATAATCTTGCTGGTATCTGCTGCTGAGTGATGATCATTGATCATACCGTACATCTTTCAATGTTCTTGTACTAATGTGTGAGATTGTTGTACACTGCAGATTGTAATGTTCTTTTCTATATTATTTCCTGGTCTGAGGATTGCATTGTGTGCAGGGCATTTTATTTGTCAAGCATCCAACATTTACCATGTTGTGTTTGATTTTATTTAAAGATCGTATCAAGGCCCAGCGCCGCCAGAAGCGGAGGGCGGAGGAGCTGGAGTCCTCCTCTTCATCACCAAGAAGTAAGTACTGTAGTGTACTAGTAGTAGTACTAGTAGTGTACTCGTCGtcggtggcggctggtgctccaaatttttggggggcgcaaacgaaaaaataaataaatgcagccttactgtgcctatcaaatgcagtcactgtgccatcaattatcaccactgtgccatgccatcaaacgcagccactgtggcaattgttaacactgtgcccattgttgccactgtgcatgtcactgtgccctttaattgtcgccactgtgcccattgtcaccactgtacccattgatgcaactgtgccctttgtcgcctctgtgaccATTGTtgacgctggctctgataggcacttccgcacagccaaccagcggcagctggcaacaataccaTACATTCAAGcaatacatgaatgtatgttatttgcgacagccagagggggtggcgctgcagcgccctctatagacgaacctccatcactgcagttagtataagtaaaaaataaattttaagggAAATAAacattcttaaagggcccgtttttttttggactacaggagggggggcggcgcacgggcgccccctatggatgggGCACCACTGGTACTAGTGACTGACTATACAGTGGGTCCTTTTCCATTTGTCCAGCCTTCCATTGTAAATTTCAGTGTCATTGCTTCTCGCTCAAGCAGTGCACTGACAGCCTCAGGTTGAGCCTCTGCGATGCTCTGTCAGGTAACGTAAGCGTTTGCGTAACTTACGCAATTTGACAGAACGTCGCGGTCTGAACTAAGGCgcctgttcagtggtggtcgctggaaccaggacaggtaagtacctcttttttttttttaagtgattttttaTAAATGGTGAATGCCTTGTAGATTAGTGACCAGTGACTACTGGCCTGCCCTGTATTGCCATGCTAATAGagataatataatacattttatagtaTTATTGTTTCTTTGAAGATTGAACATTGTAACGTTCAACATTTctcctttattaaataaataggtGCCATCCAGTCAGAGGGGGAgacgcaggaggaggaggctgaGGCGGCAACGACCACATGTAAGTTAGTATAATAATCTTGCTGGTATCTGCTGCTGAGTGATGATCATTGATCATACCGTACATCTTTCAATGTTCTTGTACTAATGTGTGAGATTGTTGTACACTGCAGATTGTAATGTTCTTTTCTATATTATTCATAATTAACAGCTACTGAGGCTGAGCAGGAGGTGGAAGAGATCTGCCCTGGAGAAGCTGCTGGCAGTGCTGGGGATGCTCAAGATGGTGTCCAACAGCCAGGCGCGTCAGGTCCAGGGAGTAAgtagtataacttttttttgtattttccaggCAAATATAGTATTTTAAATATGAAATGCTGATGGCATACCTAGAAAAATGTCTTCTGCAAGGCTTTGGTTGAGCTgccattattaattatttattagtccGCCTCTGCAGTTGATTCCAGTCTTCCTGTTAGCATTACCTGTGCTTGTTAAACCCTCAACGTCACTTCCCTGATCACGCCACCTTCTTGCTGCAGTTAAGATTCCCAGTCTGAGCCAATCACTGCCATTGTGAATAACACAGCTGGCTGAAGGGGGTATGTCAGACAAAAATCTCCAGCTATTGGCTGGCAGTCCCTGGACATGTTCAATCTCTGGAATGCCCCTGATGCATGCATTAACACTTTCCTCATGATGTCTGGTGCCTCACCTTTGGcatctctaaagcaggggtctccaaactgtggcccaagggCTAGATGTGGCCCCTTGTTAGCCTTTATCCATCCCttggacactattactcccactggcaccaacaatggggcattatttactccactgataccattgatgggatattattcctcctactaagaGGGTCACTACACGTTCTATTGCCCAGTGCCCACTAACCcttaggccatatttattcttactGATGCCGGGCCTCTAACATTTCTACCCCCGCTAGCCACAGACACAACCCGGGcctcctaaagcctgaaggacaataaactggccctttgtttgaaaagtttggagacccctgatctaaagcaaAAAATTGTAAATGGCCTTGTGACCTCGTAGATCTTTGTGAAGTCAAATATCTATAAAAAGTCTGAGTCTTTAGGCTATAGTTCAGACTCTGCAGTGTATTGTTTTGCAATGCACATAGGGAAGGCTGTTTAGTTTagtgatatatttttattttacatgtatcCTGGAGTTTTTATTTAACTGCTCAATTTTGTCTAGTGGTCTTGTTTGAAAAGTTTTAGACATACTGATCCTTGGATCCCCAGTGGTCGTACACATTTCCATGCACCCTCTCTCACCTCCACTTAAATGGTCTAGGGCTTCTGAAGTTATTATTATTGAGACCTGCATAGGTCTTAAAGGCTCTGGGAGAGACCAGACCAACAATGCAGTATCAGAGAGGAGCAGATGAAGCACCAGCTGCCAGGATATGGAAGGCTCAGTAATTGTAAATTCTCTTTTATACCTACTAGCCTAGACCAGGAGTGAGTAACCTACCTAGCCTAGAACAGGAGTGGGGCTTATTCAATCAGTGGCCAAGTGGCCATACAAAATTATCAACTTTAAAAACTTAGTAGCCGGCTATATTTtattaaacaactttttttaagtCGTCCCTAATGCAATGGCTTAAATGGCTTCTCTTTGGTGTATGTAATGTTAATAGCTGGTGTAGCTAATGTTTTTCTACTTGCAAGTGCATATTTTTTCTTCCATATTTGCGACAGTCAGTCAGTCTTTCTTGATAAGGTAGATTAGTTAGTGGTGGTCGGTCAGCACTTAGGTGTCCATTACACCTTTAGATTTTCTATAGGGACCTAGTGGATGCGCCATGCCACCAAGCTGCTAAAATCTTGTGGAGATTCCCCTTTACACTGCTTGATGTGTAGAGGGGAATCCCTTTGTATTCTGGCCGCCTGGCCTGGGGAGGACACTCAGCTATGCCCTGGTCAGAGTACAGTAAAGTACTACACCTTCCTGCACAGCTATGAAAACTTGGGATGACACAGCGAATTGACACTCTCTCCTACACACAAATTGATTAGGTGCATATCACTGAATATCATATATTGAAGAATGGTATGTAAGTGAAAAGATCTCAAGATGTTACATGATTGTCTACAAGGGCTGGAAGATAATTGCGTTTATATAATGTTAGGGTGAAGAAGCCAtgtgtatttctattgtattatctatctaatatattttcttttcttcacaGATCAAGATGAATTAATCATTCTTGATTTACATGCAGTGGACGAAGACCTGGACGTGTCTGGTTTGGCTCACCATTCTTCCTCCCCAGCAGTTTCTCCAGCGCATCATCTCCATCACCCTTCAGCAGCATCCCCCAACCAGGACATACCCATTGACGCGGGCGCGTCCTCCACAATGCAGCAGCCTACTCCAGGACACGCGCACTCTCCAGAGCCATGCAAGCCTCTGCGGCGCATTGTGAAGTGCCACTGTCAAGAAAGACAGTTAAGGAGGCTGTCTCACTCCTTGGCCCTCCACAATCGCCAGCAGATGCGGCAATATATGGCTCTGGAGAGGTACCAACGGGCAACGAGGAGGATGGCGTGTGAGAATATGAGAGCCATAAACTCCACACTTGAATGCATACTGACCAAGTTGGAAGGAAACCaaagtttgtaatttttttattttgttttctttttatttagtttttgctttccttgttaggTTCATTAGgtgatgtactgtatgtaaatgaACTATTCCATGTATTGTTACTAACTTACATTTAATCATCAGGCTGAACTTAGAAAATGTAAGAGATTTTTCTCTACACTATTTTGATGTGCAAAGGGTAATCCCATGTATATTCATATTGTGTCCAGTCACGCCGTTCAATACAGCTATCCCCCcaccagaatacacatacactcgTCAACAGTTCAAAGGGCAGTCATCATTTCCAGGGCTTGAGTAACATGGCAGCAGGGTAGATTACTCAAACTGGAGACAATTACAGATGGTCATGAAACAGGCGGAGGATCAGAGAGGGCCCTGTTGTCCCCAGGGTCAGAGATGGCAAATGGGAGGGGTCCCGGGCGGGCATCGGGATGCAGATCAGCAATGACCAACTAATCGACCTTGCATAGAATCACGTTTCCAGCTGTATGCTTCTTTGTGCTATGTTGTGTTGGTAAGATAACATATTCTTGACCCAGTCCCTTGACCCTGTTCATCTCTATTTAGGTCTGATATAGCTGCAGCAGGTAGCACACCAGTGGTGGAAGCTGTTGCACTTGCCAATACTGTTACACTTCGTGAACTAGTGCTATTGCTCATGGCAGGGGTGCTGGGGATTTTAGGTGTCACTGTCATCTTCACAGAATTCTTCCTCCACAataacagagggagaaggggagttaGGAGCAGATGAAAAAAGTGAAATGCTACCTGTCCTACTCCTCACAGAATATCCCTCTTGCCCTTTCCCCAAGTCATTCTGTAAGTCTTGTGGGGTAAGACTGTATAACATGTCTGCAGTGGTTGGGGAAAGAGGAGCATCGCATTCAAAATCATTCTCATGGGGCAATGAAGAAGACaaaggggcatattcttaaaCATCTGAGGcgtcggaacgtatgtcctttacgttacacctctgcaagtttaagtggcaagtgcctgattcccaaaccacttacctgtaaacttgcggcggcgtcgcgtaaagtccacccgcgcaagccctcctaattccaATGATCCTGGtcgggggcgtggatcatttaaattaggcgcgctcccgcgccgatcgtaatgcgcttgctccgtcgggtaaattacccgacgtgcattgcgctaaatgacgtctcacagacgtcatttgttttgactgtaacgtaaatggcgtccagcgccattcacggacgacttacgcaaacaacgttaaattttcaaatttcgacgcgggatcgacggccatac
The sequence above is drawn from the Rana temporaria chromosome 4, aRanTem1.1, whole genome shotgun sequence genome and encodes:
- the LOC120935616 gene encoding uncharacterized protein LOC120935616 is translated as MAASHGMDFDPVMEAEVPEPSTAAAAAATHSTAPPSPKKKASRRAASSRKRNITWTHIECQVLVNETLPCWMQLCGPRSRETSPQWKLQKWEEISKKVEEMYHHRRDPAACRKKFSDIKRSIVRKRRQPGRGGKRVSLLPHEADLLTGIGEDEITQLQAHQDRIKAQRRQKRRAEELESSSSSPRSAIQSEGETQEEEAEAATTTSTEAEQEVEEICPGEAAGSAGDAQDGVQQPGASGPGNQDELIILDLHAVDEDLDVSGLAHHSSSPAVSPAHHLHHPSAASPNQDIPIDAGASSTMQQPTPGHAHSPEPCKPLRRIVKCHCQERQLRRLSHSLALHNRQQMRQYMALERYQRATRRMACENMRAINSTLECILTKLEGNQSL